The following are encoded together in the Acetobacter vaccinii genome:
- the pgl gene encoding 6-phosphogluconolactonase: protein MTAHTQGTPPQGQSAITGALHVYPTGDDLVRALADRLLALALEKVARKDGPFRIALSGGSTPQRLYALMASPAYAQRFPWQQMQFFVGDDRFVPHDHADSNAGMFRRLLLSQVPVPESAIFLMPDSGTPQDAAASYEATLRAQYGSTTLHPDRPLFDVTLLGLGTDGHTASLFPTQPVLSERTAWVAPCTPTTAPHTRLTLTYPALHASQHIIFLAEGAGKADILAQVRTTGSPYPASAITAMGDVSWFVDQAAAPSHPLDTHTATGPDA from the coding sequence ATGACAGCACACACACAGGGTACCCCCCCGCAGGGGCAAAGCGCCATTACCGGCGCGCTCCACGTCTACCCCACGGGGGACGATCTTGTACGCGCGCTGGCAGACCGCCTGCTGGCTCTGGCGCTGGAAAAAGTGGCGCGTAAGGACGGTCCTTTCCGCATAGCCCTCAGCGGTGGTTCCACCCCGCAGCGGCTTTATGCGTTGATGGCCAGCCCGGCTTACGCCCAGCGTTTTCCGTGGCAACAGATGCAGTTTTTTGTGGGGGACGACCGCTTTGTGCCCCACGATCACGCCGACAGCAACGCAGGCATGTTCCGCCGCCTGCTGCTGTCACAGGTGCCTGTTCCTGAAAGCGCCATTTTCCTCATGCCTGACAGCGGCACCCCGCAGGACGCCGCCGCCAGTTACGAGGCCACATTGCGCGCCCAGTACGGCAGCACCACCCTGCACCCCGACAGGCCGCTGTTTGATGTCACACTGCTGGGGCTTGGCACCGACGGGCATACCGCCTCGCTCTTTCCCACCCAGCCGGTTCTGTCCGAGCGCACAGCCTGGGTTGCCCCCTGCACCCCCACAACGGCACCCCATACGCGCCTGACCCTGACATACCCGGCCCTGCACGCCAGCCAGCACATTATCTTCCTGGCCGAAGGTGCGGGCAAAGCCGATATTCTGGCCCAGGTCCGCACCACAGGGTCCCCCTACCCGGCCAGCGCCATTACCGCCATGGGCGATGTCTCATGGTTTGTGGACCAGGCGGCCGCCCCCTCCCACCCGCTAGACACCCATACAGCAACAGGACCCGACGCATGA
- the gnd gene encoding phosphogluconate dehydrogenase (NAD(+)-dependent, decarboxylating) codes for MRIGIVGLGRMGGNIAVRLTRHGHEVVVHDHDPAVVEKTVARAEAGRAVAATSLEDMVAKLAGSKRVVWSMLPAGEITETTVQTLGGLLGQGDIIIDGGNTYYKDDIRRAAELAAKGIDYLDVGTSGGVWGLERGYCMMYGGNPDAAAYLDPILSALAPGQGDIPRTRDRDRDGLDPRAEQGYLYCGPAGSGHFVKMVHNGIEYGMMQAFAEGFDVMHRKDSPLVAEGERFSLNLADIAEVWRRGSVVSSWLLDLTAEALARNGDLAPFSGEVSDSGEGRWTIEAAIEEAVPVPVMTAALFTRFRSRSGNTFAEKILSAMRYGFGGHIETKG; via the coding sequence ATGCGGATTGGCATTGTCGGACTGGGCCGGATGGGCGGCAACATTGCCGTCAGGCTGACACGCCACGGGCACGAGGTTGTGGTGCATGACCATGACCCCGCCGTGGTGGAAAAAACCGTTGCCCGGGCCGAAGCCGGGCGTGCGGTCGCCGCCACCAGCCTGGAAGACATGGTGGCCAAGCTGGCTGGCTCCAAGCGGGTGGTCTGGTCCATGCTGCCTGCGGGTGAGATTACCGAAACCACAGTCCAGACCCTGGGTGGCCTGCTGGGGCAGGGTGACATCATCATCGATGGTGGCAACACCTACTACAAGGACGACATCCGCCGTGCGGCCGAACTGGCGGCAAAGGGGATCGATTACCTTGATGTCGGCACCTCTGGCGGGGTGTGGGGGCTGGAGCGCGGCTACTGCATGATGTACGGCGGCAACCCCGACGCCGCTGCCTACCTGGACCCGATCCTGTCCGCGCTGGCCCCCGGCCAGGGCGACATCCCCCGCACGCGCGACCGTGACCGCGACGGGCTGGACCCCCGTGCCGAGCAGGGCTACCTGTACTGCGGCCCAGCCGGGTCGGGCCATTTTGTCAAAATGGTCCACAACGGGATCGAATACGGCATGATGCAGGCCTTTGCCGAAGGCTTTGATGTCATGCACCGCAAGGATTCCCCCCTTGTTGCCGAAGGTGAGCGCTTCTCCCTCAATCTGGCGGACATTGCCGAGGTGTGGCGCCGTGGCAGTGTTGTGTCCTCCTGGCTGCTGGACCTGACAGCCGAGGCCCTGGCCCGCAATGGGGACCTTGCCCCCTTCAGCGGTGAAGTCAGCGATTCGGGCGAAGGCCGCTGGACGATCGAAGCCGCGATTGAGGAAGCCGTGCCGGTGCCGGTCATGACCGCTGCCCTGTTCACACGTTTCCGTTCCCGCAGCGGCAACACCTTTGCTGAAAAGATACTCTCTGCCATGCGCTACGGCTTTGGTGGTCATATCGAAACCAAAGGCTGA
- a CDS encoding bifunctional transaldolase/phosoglucose isomerase, protein MTASAPTGANPLQALAGAQQSPWLDFIRRSFVEDGSLAALVHAGDIRGVTSNPAIFQKAIGDGTEYDAQMRALLAKSTPTPGALYERLAITDIQAAAKVLAPVYEQTQGTDGFVSLEVSPYLARDEHGTTQEAARLWADVAAPNLMVKIPATPQSIPAIRQSIAAGINVNVTLIFSLAAYRDVVEAWLTGLEELHAKGGNLSRVASVASFFVSRIDARIDSAIDQRTSAGDAQAAALATLRGKVAIANAKLAYAYWQDIMQSPRWKVLEAAGAQTQRLLWASTGTKDKAYSDVLYVDSLIGPQTVNTLPPATMDAFRDHGTVRETLTAGLDDARHILAETQRLGLDLDSVTDALLDEGVTAFEEAFDTLLASVAAKQAALMGDSLTGLKTSLPADLSAAVTQAQDDWRRNGTIRRLWAKDATVWTGGTEADWLNWLTIVDDRAANLAELEAFQTEVRARGFTQVLLMGMGGSSLGPEVLATTFGKHEGFGHLYILDSTDPQQVAATEKKLDIAHTLFIVASKSGSTLEPSIMLSYFHDLAKRTLGAQAGAHFVAITDPGSSLEKLAQAEGFWKIFHGDPKIGGRYSVLSNFGLVPAAAAGVPLHPFVADALRGVRLCDASVPPAVNRGVQLGLILGTAARLGRDKLTILATPEIADFGAWMEQLVAESTGKNGLGIIPIDNETPGSLRHYGADRLFVYLRLAPEHRHEQDEAIATLREAGQPVLTITLHNRRQIAQEFFHWEMATAVAGAVLGIHPFDQQDVEFSKIETRRLTEAYEKTGSLPPEAPFASFGPLSFFADPANAAATQGADAVAVLKAHFARVQPSDYVALLAYLPRNRDTQEWMQHTRLHLRDGLNCATAAEFGPRFLHSTGQAYKAGPNTGVFLQITADNAQDLPIPGTSLTFGLVESAQARGDFSVLAERERRIIRVHLHGSLKEGLAALATALHDAL, encoded by the coding sequence ATGACAGCCTCCGCCCCCACCGGTGCCAACCCTTTGCAGGCTCTTGCTGGCGCCCAACAATCCCCCTGGCTGGACTTTATCCGCCGCTCCTTTGTTGAAGATGGCTCCCTTGCAGCACTGGTGCACGCAGGCGATATCCGGGGTGTGACCTCCAACCCCGCCATTTTCCAGAAGGCCATTGGGGACGGCACGGAATACGATGCCCAGATGCGCGCCCTTCTGGCCAAAAGCACGCCAACCCCCGGCGCGCTGTATGAGCGCCTGGCCATTACCGACATCCAGGCCGCAGCCAAGGTGCTGGCCCCCGTGTATGAGCAGACACAGGGCACGGACGGTTTTGTAAGCCTTGAGGTGTCGCCCTATCTGGCGCGGGATGAACACGGCACGACGCAGGAAGCCGCACGCCTGTGGGCCGATGTTGCCGCCCCGAACCTGATGGTCAAAATCCCCGCCACACCGCAGAGCATTCCTGCCATCCGGCAGAGCATTGCGGCGGGTATCAATGTCAATGTCACGCTTATTTTCTCACTCGCGGCCTATCGGGACGTGGTGGAAGCCTGGCTGACCGGGCTGGAAGAGCTGCACGCCAAGGGCGGCAACCTGTCCCGCGTGGCGTCGGTAGCGTCCTTTTTTGTCAGCCGGATTGATGCCCGGATTGATAGCGCCATCGACCAGCGCACCAGTGCGGGGGATGCCCAGGCGGCAGCTCTGGCCACCCTGCGCGGCAAGGTCGCCATTGCCAACGCCAAGCTGGCCTATGCCTACTGGCAGGACATCATGCAAAGCCCGCGCTGGAAAGTGCTGGAAGCCGCCGGGGCACAGACCCAGCGCCTGCTGTGGGCCTCCACCGGCACCAAGGACAAAGCGTATAGCGATGTGCTGTACGTGGACAGCCTGATCGGCCCGCAGACCGTCAACACCCTGCCCCCGGCCACCATGGACGCCTTCCGCGACCACGGCACCGTGCGCGAGACCCTGACCGCAGGGCTGGATGACGCCCGCCATATTCTCGCAGAAACCCAGCGCCTTGGACTGGACCTGGACAGCGTGACCGACGCCCTGCTGGATGAAGGTGTGACCGCGTTTGAGGAAGCGTTTGATACGCTTCTGGCCTCGGTCGCTGCCAAGCAGGCCGCCCTGATGGGCGACAGCCTGACCGGGCTGAAAACCAGCCTGCCCGCCGACCTGTCCGCCGCCGTAACACAGGCGCAGGACGACTGGCGGCGCAATGGCACCATCCGCCGCCTCTGGGCGAAAGACGCCACCGTCTGGACAGGCGGCACCGAGGCCGACTGGCTGAACTGGCTGACCATTGTGGACGACCGCGCCGCCAATCTGGCGGAACTGGAGGCCTTTCAGACCGAAGTGCGTGCCCGTGGTTTTACCCAGGTTCTGCTCATGGGCATGGGGGGCTCCAGCCTTGGGCCGGAAGTGCTGGCCACAACCTTTGGCAAGCACGAGGGCTTTGGGCACCTCTACATCCTCGACAGCACGGACCCGCAGCAGGTTGCCGCGACCGAGAAGAAGCTCGATATCGCGCACACGCTGTTTATCGTGGCGTCCAAGTCGGGCAGCACGCTCGAACCCAGCATCATGCTGTCCTATTTCCACGATCTGGCCAAACGCACTCTGGGCGCACAGGCCGGGGCGCATTTTGTGGCCATTACCGACCCCGGCTCCAGCCTGGAAAAACTGGCGCAGGCGGAAGGGTTCTGGAAAATTTTCCACGGGGACCCAAAAATTGGCGGGCGCTATTCCGTCCTGTCCAATTTCGGCCTTGTCCCCGCAGCCGCTGCGGGTGTGCCGCTGCACCCCTTTGTTGCTGACGCCCTGCGCGGTGTGCGCCTGTGCGATGCCAGCGTGCCCCCCGCCGTTAACCGGGGTGTGCAGCTTGGCCTGATTCTGGGCACAGCAGCCCGCCTTGGCCGCGACAAGCTGACCATTCTGGCCACACCGGAAATCGCGGATTTCGGGGCATGGATGGAACAGCTCGTGGCCGAATCCACGGGCAAGAACGGTCTGGGCATTATCCCCATCGATAATGAAACACCGGGCAGCCTGCGCCATTATGGTGCAGACCGCCTGTTTGTTTACCTGCGTCTGGCCCCAGAACACCGCCATGAGCAGGACGAGGCCATCGCCACCCTGCGCGAGGCGGGACAGCCTGTGCTGACCATAACCCTGCACAACCGCCGCCAGATCGCGCAGGAGTTCTTCCATTGGGAAATGGCAACCGCCGTGGCCGGGGCCGTGCTGGGGATCCACCCCTTTGACCAGCAGGACGTGGAATTCAGCAAGATCGAAACCCGCAGGCTGACCGAAGCCTACGAAAAAACAGGCTCCCTGCCGCCCGAAGCCCCGTTTGCAAGCTTTGGTCCGCTGTCCTTTTTTGCCGACCCGGCCAATGCCGCCGCCACGCAGGGGGCGGATGCCGTGGCTGTCCTCAAGGCCCATTTTGCGCGGGTCCAGCCTTCGGACTACGTAGCCCTGCTGGCCTACCTGCCCCGCAACCGCGACACGCAGGAATGGATGCAGCACACACGGCTGCACCTGCGCGACGGGCTGAACTGCGCCACAGCGGCCGAGTTCGGGCCGCGCTTCCTCCACTCCACCGGGCAGGCGTACAAGGCTGGCCCCAATACGGGTGTTTTCCTCCAGATCACCGCCGATAACGCGCAGGACCTGCCCATACCGGGCACAAGCCTGACCTTCGGGCTGGTGGAAAGTGCCCAGGCCCGTGGGGATTTCAGCGTTCTGGCCGAGCGGGAGCGGCGCATTATCCGCGTGCATCTGCACGGTTCGCTGAAAGAAGGGCTTGCAGCCCTGGCCACCGCCCTGCATGACGCGCTGTAA
- the tkt gene encoding transketolase, which yields MRVSFPAPCRAPAGAEAGGAAKADAVCINTIRTLVMDAVQKANSGHPGAAMSMAPVAYTLWQDVMAYDPADPLWPNRDRFVLSIGHASMLLYALIHVTGIRDVRDGVVTDQPALSVEDLRQFRQFGSRTPGHPEYGHTTGVETTTGPLGAGCATSVGMAVAEKWLAARYNRPGYTLFDHTVYTLCGDGDMMEGVTSEAASLAGHYQLGNLTWIYDSNRISIEGSTDVAFTENVAERFAAYGWQVLELKDANDTATLRALLAQAKAETTRPSLIIAHSVIAWGSPNKAGKASAHGEALGEAEVRATKQVLGWPEDSSFEVPDSVLPHIAAGLGARGKAANAAWKALLARYNTTYPTEGAELAAIFAGTLPEGWDADIPTFPTSDKGDASRSSSGTALNAVAGRLPWLLGGSADLAPSTKTLLKGQDSFQPPRWGGDYAGRNFHFGVREHAMGSIVNGMALYGLRPYAAGFLIFSDYMKAPIRLSALMGLPVTYIFTHDSIGVGEDGPTHQPVEQLVQLRATPGLVTLRPADANEVAEAWRVLMARKTGPTALALSRQNLPTLDRTHYAPASGLAQGGYVLASSTQTPRVILIASGSEIGLAVGAYETLTAEGIPARVVSMPSWELFEAQSKDYRDSVLPPTVTGRVVVEAASPIGWDRYAGPSGDIIAMGGFGASAPAGQLARHFGFTPEAVLAAARRQAG from the coding sequence ATGCGCGTTTCTTTTCCCGCCCCTTGCCGCGCTCCTGCCGGAGCCGAAGCCGGTGGGGCCGCCAAGGCCGATGCCGTGTGTATCAACACAATCCGCACGCTGGTCATGGACGCGGTGCAGAAAGCCAATTCGGGCCACCCCGGTGCTGCCATGTCCATGGCACCCGTCGCCTATACGCTGTGGCAGGATGTCATGGCCTATGACCCGGCAGACCCGCTGTGGCCCAACCGCGACCGCTTTGTGCTGTCCATCGGCCATGCTTCCATGCTGCTGTACGCCCTGATCCATGTCACCGGTATCCGCGACGTGCGCGACGGCGTTGTGACAGACCAGCCCGCCCTGAGCGTGGAAGACCTGCGCCAGTTCCGCCAGTTTGGCTCGCGCACACCCGGCCACCCCGAATATGGCCACACCACCGGCGTGGAAACCACAACAGGCCCGCTGGGTGCTGGCTGCGCCACATCCGTTGGCATGGCCGTGGCCGAAAAATGGCTTGCCGCCCGCTACAACCGCCCCGGCTACACGCTGTTTGACCACACGGTGTACACCCTGTGTGGCGATGGCGACATGATGGAAGGCGTGACAAGCGAGGCCGCATCCCTTGCCGGGCATTACCAGCTTGGCAACCTGACATGGATCTATGACTCCAACCGGATCTCCATTGAAGGCTCGACCGATGTCGCCTTTACCGAGAACGTGGCCGAGCGTTTTGCCGCCTATGGCTGGCAGGTGCTGGAGCTCAAGGACGCCAACGACACCGCAACCCTGCGCGCCCTGCTGGCCCAGGCCAAGGCTGAAACCACCCGCCCGAGCCTGATTATTGCCCACTCTGTCATTGCCTGGGGTTCACCCAACAAGGCAGGCAAGGCCTCCGCCCATGGCGAGGCCCTGGGTGAGGCCGAAGTCCGCGCCACCAAGCAGGTTCTGGGCTGGCCCGAAGACAGCAGCTTTGAGGTACCCGACAGCGTGCTGCCGCATATCGCCGCGGGCCTGGGCGCACGGGGCAAGGCTGCCAATGCGGCATGGAAGGCGCTGCTGGCCCGCTACAACACCACCTACCCGACCGAAGGGGCGGAACTGGCTGCCATTTTTGCAGGCACCCTGCCCGAAGGGTGGGATGCCGATATCCCGACCTTCCCCACCAGTGACAAGGGTGATGCCTCCCGCTCCAGCTCTGGCACAGCGCTGAACGCCGTGGCAGGCCGCCTGCCGTGGCTGCTGGGTGGCTCGGCCGACCTTGCTCCCTCCACCAAAACCCTGCTCAAGGGGCAGGACAGCTTCCAGCCCCCGCGCTGGGGTGGGGACTACGCCGGACGCAACTTCCACTTTGGTGTGCGCGAGCATGCCATGGGGTCCATCGTCAACGGCATGGCGCTCTATGGTCTGCGCCCCTATGCAGCGGGCTTCCTCATCTTTTCCGACTACATGAAAGCCCCCATCCGCCTGTCCGCGCTGATGGGCCTGCCGGTAACTTACATCTTCACCCATGACTCGATCGGGGTGGGCGAGGATGGGCCGACCCACCAGCCGGTGGAACAGCTTGTGCAACTGCGTGCAACACCTGGGCTTGTGACCCTGCGCCCGGCTGACGCCAACGAGGTTGCCGAAGCATGGCGTGTGCTGATGGCCCGCAAAACCGGCCCCACGGCCCTGGCGCTGAGCCGCCAGAACCTGCCGACACTGGACCGCACCCACTACGCCCCCGCCAGCGGCTTGGCCCAGGGTGGCTATGTACTGGCCAGCAGCACACAGACCCCGCGTGTGATCCTGATTGCCTCGGGCAGTGAGATCGGGCTGGCTGTCGGTGCCTACGAAACCCTGACCGCCGAGGGCATTCCCGCCCGCGTGGTGTCCATGCCAAGCTGGGAACTGTTTGAAGCCCAGTCCAAAGACTACCGCGACAGCGTTCTGCCCCCCACCGTCACCGGCCGCGTGGTGGTGGAAGCCGCCTCGCCCATCGGCTGGGACCGCTACGCCGGACCCAGTGGGGACATTATCGCCATGGGTGGTTTTGGCGCCTCCGCCCCGGCCGGGCAGCTTGCCCGGCACTTCGGCTTTACGCCCGAGGCTGTTCTCGCCGCCGCACGCAGGCAGGCGGGCTAA
- a CDS encoding ankyrin repeat domain-containing protein, which yields MTQESSRTPPVQDQAAPVSGEGAQAFTRAQVEELFLNAAREGDADLLTRFLAAGMDPNLRAEKGYTPLILATYNGHAQAAAVLLAHGAQPDLQDEKGATALAGVAFKGDVALARQLLDAGASVDVPNAVGRTPLMFAVMFGREPMARLLLEAGASPTLRDGEGLSAVDLAQRQGNTALAQDIRHAAQG from the coding sequence ATGACACAAGAGTCTTCCCGGACTCCGCCCGTGCAGGACCAGGCCGCTCCGGTATCGGGGGAAGGCGCGCAGGCTTTCACACGCGCCCAGGTGGAGGAACTGTTCCTGAACGCCGCGCGGGAAGGGGATGCAGACCTGCTGACCCGCTTTCTTGCCGCAGGGATGGACCCGAACCTGAGGGCGGAAAAAGGATACACACCGCTTATTCTGGCCACCTACAATGGTCATGCACAGGCCGCTGCCGTGCTGCTGGCCCATGGTGCCCAGCCCGACCTGCAGGACGAAAAAGGGGCAACCGCCTTGGCCGGGGTGGCTTTTAAGGGTGATGTCGCTCTGGCCCGCCAGTTGCTGGATGCCGGTGCCAGTGTGGACGTGCCCAACGCCGTGGGGCGCACCCCGCTGATGTTTGCGGTCATGTTCGGGCGCGAGCCCATGGCCCGCCTGCTGCTGGAGGCTGGTGCCAGCCCCACCCTGCGTGATGGGGAAGGGCTGAGCGCGGTTGATCTTGCCCAGCGACAGGGCAACACGGCGCTGGCGCAGGATATCCGACACGCAGCCCAGGGCTGA
- a CDS encoding pyridoxal phosphate-dependent aminotransferase has translation MSRFWSPLVHSLTPYVPGEQPKLADLVKLNTNELPCGPSPRALAAIKAAADDTLRLYPDPEALALRTALGARVGLPADHVFVGNGSDEVLAHAFQAFFSHGEAVLFPDVTYSFYKVYCGLYALPYRLVPLDAGMKLVVDDYAGPCGGVVIANPNAPTGTALGLEDIRRLLALHPDRVVLVDEAYVDFGAESAAALVRDYPNLLVVQTFSKSRALAGLRVGFAFGQPELIEGLTRVKDSFNSYPLDRLAQAGALASVEDEAWFTSAVAAVVQARGVLAQGLEGLGFTVLPSAANFVYTRHSGHDAAELAAQLRARAIIVRHLKGDRTAQWLRITVGTDAQCAALLSALRDILHRVS, from the coding sequence ATGAGCCGTTTCTGGAGCCCCCTCGTTCACAGCCTGACCCCGTATGTGCCGGGTGAGCAGCCCAAGCTGGCTGATCTGGTCAAGCTGAACACCAATGAACTGCCCTGCGGCCCATCCCCTCGCGCCCTGGCCGCCATTAAGGCTGCGGCGGATGACACGCTGCGCCTGTACCCCGACCCGGAGGCTCTGGCCCTGCGTACGGCTCTTGGCGCGCGCGTGGGCCTGCCAGCGGACCATGTTTTTGTGGGCAACGGGTCGGACGAGGTGCTGGCCCACGCCTTTCAGGCTTTTTTCTCACACGGGGAGGCCGTGCTGTTCCCCGATGTGACCTACAGTTTCTACAAGGTCTATTGTGGCCTGTATGCCCTGCCATACCGTCTGGTGCCGCTTGATGCGGGGATGAAGCTGGTGGTCGATGACTACGCCGGGCCGTGCGGTGGTGTTGTGATTGCCAACCCCAACGCCCCGACAGGCACGGCACTGGGGCTGGAGGACATTCGCCGCCTGCTGGCCCTGCACCCCGACCGTGTGGTGCTGGTTGATGAAGCCTATGTGGACTTTGGGGCCGAGAGTGCCGCAGCCCTTGTGCGTGACTACCCCAACCTGCTGGTGGTGCAGACATTCTCCAAGTCCCGTGCGCTGGCCGGGTTGAGGGTGGGGTTTGCCTTTGGCCAGCCCGAGCTGATCGAAGGGCTGACCCGCGTCAAGGACAGCTTTAACTCCTACCCGTTGGACCGGCTGGCCCAGGCCGGGGCGCTGGCCTCTGTCGAGGATGAAGCCTGGTTTACCAGCGCTGTGGCCGCTGTCGTGCAGGCGCGCGGTGTGCTGGCGCAGGGGTTGGAGGGGCTTGGCTTCACGGTCTTGCCGTCGGCGGCCAATTTTGTTTACACTCGTCATTCTGGGCATGACGCGGCAGAGCTTGCCGCCCAGTTGAGGGCGCGTGCCATTATTGTCAGGCACCTCAAGGGTGACCGTACGGCCCAGTGGTTGCGCATCACTGTTGGCACCGACGCGCAATGCGCGGCGCTGCTGTCGGCCTTGCGCGATATCCTGCACCGCGTTTCGTAA
- a CDS encoding CorA family divalent cation transporter: MAQTSPSLSQIVSEGGTFQRDGLVWGIFCQQGQEPVELERDVVLHRLTTGVFPPEFSGKEGWGWFHFDIVHTLSRTQIESLPFFPEVVRQGLTNMERGIRLESVGQIVFGALPSFDDTSPDDERNVSTWRFALEPDLLLTTRRHPIPALGVVYHELRRGFVPRSPAMLVDRALLEFADTLRRDFARLDDQLDRAEDVLLMLDRDTDLGRVSGLLGVVRRRSTELRRVLAPVDRIFSDEEFDLPDWAEDDLRDRSHRQVHAALDDLLALQDRARSLQDELTSNQTEETNRRLYIVSVGTTLMLPATFVTGFFGMNTGGMFLTDGPWGTVEAGGLCFLIMVGTWLVLKLTKLL, from the coding sequence ATGGCCCAAACCTCACCCTCCCTGTCCCAGATTGTTTCAGAAGGCGGCACCTTTCAGCGTGACGGGCTTGTGTGGGGCATTTTCTGCCAGCAGGGGCAGGAGCCTGTCGAACTTGAGCGTGATGTGGTGCTGCACCGCCTGACCACAGGCGTCTTCCCCCCCGAATTTTCTGGCAAGGAAGGGTGGGGCTGGTTCCATTTTGATATCGTGCACACGCTGTCCCGCACCCAGATTGAATCCCTGCCGTTTTTTCCCGAGGTCGTGCGGCAGGGGCTGACCAATATGGAGCGGGGCATCCGTCTGGAAAGCGTGGGGCAGATCGTTTTTGGCGCGCTGCCCTCTTTTGACGATACCTCCCCCGATGATGAGCGTAATGTCAGCACATGGCGGTTTGCCCTGGAGCCGGATCTGCTGCTGACAACCCGCCGCCACCCCATCCCGGCCCTTGGGGTTGTGTACCACGAGCTACGGCGTGGGTTTGTACCGCGCTCTCCCGCCATGCTGGTGGACAGGGCGTTGTTGGAATTTGCCGATACCCTGCGCCGGGACTTTGCCCGTCTGGACGACCAGCTTGACCGTGCGGAAGACGTGCTGCTCATGCTCGACCGGGATACCGATCTGGGCCGTGTCAGCGGGTTGCTGGGTGTTGTGCGGCGGCGATCGACCGAGTTGCGGCGTGTTCTGGCCCCTGTTGACCGTATTTTCAGCGATGAGGAGTTTGACCTGCCCGACTGGGCAGAGGATGACCTGCGCGACCGCTCCCACCGGCAGGTTCATGCTGCACTGGACGATCTTCTGGCTTTGCAGGACCGCGCGCGCTCCTTGCAGGACGAGCTGACCTCCAACCAGACGGAAGAGACCAACCGGCGGCTGTATATCGTCTCGGTTGGCACGACCTTGATGCTGCCTGCCACCTTTGTAACCGGCTTTTTCGGTATGAACACCGGCGGCATGTTCCTGACAGACGGACCATGGGGCACGGTGGAGGCAGGTGGCCTGTGCTTTCTGATCATGGTGGGCACCTGGCTGGTGCTCAAGCTGACCAAACTGCTTTAG
- a CDS encoding ABC transporter ATP-binding protein, whose translation MSAPCPAPQIQAAITIQTLNLRFPIFQSGGRSLKKMLFHWGRSRLSGTAQSQTGTTMVDALHDLNLHITAGERVGLVGHNGAGKSTLLRVMAGIYLPDSPHVTIQGHVAALLSLNAGMQPSLTGRDNITLFGHQQGFDKRRIRQLEDDVEAFAGLGSFMDLPVRLYSSGMSIRLGFGLATAVTPDILLMDEWFMAGDAHFQAMAEQRLTRLVNATQIVVMTSHALDVLEKWCTRILWLEAGRIVRDGPAPAVLAAYRAAAEG comes from the coding sequence ATGAGCGCGCCCTGCCCCGCCCCCCAGATACAGGCCGCCATTACTATTCAGACCCTGAACCTGCGTTTCCCCATTTTTCAAAGTGGGGGGCGGTCGCTCAAGAAGATGCTGTTCCACTGGGGGCGGTCCCGCTTGTCCGGCACGGCGCAGAGCCAGACCGGCACAACCATGGTGGACGCCCTGCATGACCTGAACCTGCACATAACAGCCGGAGAGCGCGTCGGGCTGGTGGGCCATAACGGCGCAGGCAAGTCCACGCTGCTGCGGGTTATGGCCGGGATTTACCTACCGGATTCGCCCCATGTGACTATACAAGGCCATGTCGCCGCACTACTGAGCCTGAATGCTGGCATGCAACCCAGCCTGACCGGCCGCGACAACATTACCCTGTTTGGCCACCAGCAGGGCTTTGACAAACGGCGCATCCGCCAGCTTGAAGACGATGTGGAGGCCTTTGCTGGGCTGGGCAGTTTTATGGACCTGCCTGTGCGCCTGTATTCCAGCGGCATGAGCATCCGCCTGGGCTTTGGGCTGGCGACCGCCGTAACACCCGATATTCTGCTGATGGATGAATGGTTCATGGCCGGGGACGCGCATTTTCAGGCCATGGCGGAACAAAGGCTGACACGCCTAGTCAATGCGACCCAGATTGTCGTCATGACATCCCACGCGCTGGACGTGCTGGAAAAATGGTGCACCCGCATCCTCTGGCTGGAGGCCGGGCGGATTGTGCGTGATGGCCCCGCCCCTGCCGTACTTGCAGCCTACCGCGCCGCTGCCGAGGGGTGA